One Novipirellula galeiformis genomic window, GCATCCAAGCCAAACATGCCATTGCCGGTATCCGCATTAATGACTTGGGCATTGCCATTTTCGGGCTGGAAAATGGCGGGGACACCGTAACACGTTCGCGTGGTTTTCAGCGGCGTTTCCCATACCGTTTCACCGGTTTTACGGTCGACGGCGATCATCCGAGTTTGCCCAGGACTTTCTCCCTGCTTGATTTGGTCGGCCTGCTGAGAATTGAACAGCAAGACCATCGATCCAAACAAGCGTGGTGAGGTGCCAAAGCCATGTTGACTTTGCCAGGTGCCAAAGTCGCGAGACCAAACTTCACGACCTTCAAAGTCAAAGCACTTGAGCGTCGTGTGCTGCGGGTCGCTCCATGCACAATAGATATTGGACGCGTCCGCCGTTGCGGTACTCGAAGCCGCCGTGTTACGCGAGTGAAGATGCCCCACCGCGTGAGGAAACGACTGATTCCAAACCAGGGCTCCCGTCTTCAAATCGAGTGCCCGGACCGCGATCGCTTGCTCCTTGGCGTTCGATGCCAGGAAGATGACACGGTCGTTGGCAACGATGGGGGAACCGACATTGTAAGCGCCGCTGTTGTGCCGCCAGGCATAATCGCCATCCTTCCAACGGTCGGGAAGCGAGCCGTGCGGGGTGTACCCGTGGGCGCTAGCCCCGTGGAATTCAGACCAAGCGGCTTGGGGGGCTGCCACCCCGGTGGTGCGGAGCGGGGACTCCGCAAAGCCAATCGTCTGCAATCCCAAACCAACCAGGATCGCGATCAATGACTTGCCAATAAAACCAGCGGTGGATGTCATATGAGTTCCAAGGCAATTTGAAAGAGGAAGGAGGAGCGTGTAGGGCGGGGCGAAACGATGTTGGGCAAATCGAGGGTGCCAGGGTACCGGATGCTTAAACCGACGCGATTGCATCGATTGTATCGATTGCAAAACAAGTTCGTTTTTTTGCATGCTGCATTGTAAGCGAAAGCGAGCAGTTCGTCCCCGTAGTCCAATCCGGGGGGCTAGATTTTCAGGTAAATCAACATCGTTGCCCCTCCGTTGATGGCCCGTCAATGCACCGCGTCGAATCTTCCAACAACGTCAACCTGCTTTTTGCCCAAGCAGACACCTGGAACCGTCTGGCCTCGGGAGTGCCATTTCGTGAAACATTTTGGCTGAAACCGTGGTGGGATCGATTTGGCGACTCATCAGACGCCTATGTGCTGGTCGCTCGCAACGCGGCAGGCGAAATCCAAGGTTTGTTGCCGCTTTATCGAAAAGCGGGCTCGCCACGGACATTGTGCAACATGGGAGACAACAACGCGTGCACCGATTTTGTCTCCATTTTGACTGACCCCATTCGCGATCCAGCCGAGTCGATTGCGATTGGCAACGCGATGGCCCGTTTCTTGTGCAAGCATGCCAACAGCGAAGCGGAGGGTTGGGATTTGATCGAAATCGATGGTGTGTCCGCCGACGATACGGTGATGCATCATTTTTCGAACGCACTCGGCAACGCCGGATCGATCGTGCATGCCCAA contains:
- a CDS encoding outer membrane protein assembly factor BamB family protein; translated protein: MTSTAGFIGKSLIAILVGLGLQTIGFAESPLRTTGVAAPQAAWSEFHGASAHGYTPHGSLPDRWKDGDYAWRHNSGAYNVGSPIVANDRVIFLASNAKEQAIAVRALDLKTGALVWNQSFPHAVGHLHSRNTAASSTATADASNIYCAWSDPQHTTLKCFDFEGREVWSRDFGTWQSQHGFGTSPRLFGSMVLLFNSQQADQIKQGESPGQTRMIAVDRKTGETVWETPLKTTRTCYGVPAIFQPENGNAQVINADTGNGMFGLDAKTGELLWSLPVFSARCCSTPLVVGDLAIATAGSGGGGNHLVAVRIPKSKQEQPEQVYRIDRGSPYVPTPARKGDHLFMIDDKGIASCANVMTGETLWKERIGGNFGASPIIVDDKVLIISLDGQATIFRASDTFEKLGEVDLGGPAGATPAYSEGRLLLRVGEEIRCLDTRKM